The following DNA comes from Ricinus communis isolate WT05 ecotype wild-type chromosome 10, ASM1957865v1, whole genome shotgun sequence.
GAACACGGCTGTAGATAACAGGAAAAATGGTATGGATGTAGTTTCATTTACATTCACATCCCCTGTTAAGAAGGCCACACCTGATCCACAGCCCTCTGTGATGGAAAAAAGTAAGAGCTCTGTGATTGATTTGTTTGGCAGTAATGGTCATCCTTACTTCAATAAGTCCACATCTTTTCCTGGGTTAAATATAATTGGTGGTGATGCTTTGGGTGTTCTGTTGGAACAAAAGCTGCGCGAATTAGCAAATAAAGTTGAGTCATCCCAAAGTAACACGAACAGAGACGAGAAATGTGCTAGTTCTACATCCATTTTACAGAATTCTATGTCCATATGCCATGTGATTAGCACCATCCCTGCAGCGCAGGATAGGAGGTCTCAACTTATAGAAAATGACAAGTCAGACTATCTAGATGAATTTGATTGCTTCACTGTTGAGGATTCAAGGCTTAATGAGAACCTAAAGTGGCAGGTCCGTCTTATATGTTTGAGAAGCTACTATAAAGCATTCTTTCTtgttatttactaattattatttatttctctgTTCTTGGTATATCAAAATGCTTTATTTGTAAAACGACTCTTAATGTACATTGAAAGCCTTAACCAGGACTTGGGAGTTAAAGGTTGAGAAAAAGGTTTTTCCccaaatgagaaaaataatagttcTATATACTGCTGATAGTAGAAATATGAACTTTACTATATAGACTTTCCCACTGGGCCAAGAAGATTCATAATCACTAGTTTGGAGGCAGTTGCACTTCTTCCTTCTGTTAATGTTTCTGTAGTGCTGTTGTTATTCTTTCTGTTTGTCAATGGGGTTGATTATGCTTCTACTGTACTCTTGCTTCTATAGTAAAGTAGACATAGCTGATGAACTAggactaaattttttatcttagTGTTAAATTTCACAATCTTTGCAACTTTGTCAAAACAAACACTGGGTTCTTCTAGTTTTGTGTTATTTAGCTGTTAATTCTGGTAAACCTTGCATGCGCTTTGCTGTTATGGATAAGAGTTGGTGCCTGAAGTAACAATAACACATGCTATAACCTAGTATATGCTGgtttttaaatgtttaaagTTCTATAGAGCAGATTGCTGTTTACAATTTGTTAGTGCCGTCTCaagtcctttttttttcttttattttggctGAGCTTCAGAAATTGGAGCTTGGCACAAATTTCTTTATACGTTTGAGTTATTTCTTGCATATGTAGCATCTTGGttgaaataaattagtaaCATGGCATTTTGTTTGTGTGTATGTTGACATCATAATCTTCTTCACTAATTTTGTTTTAGCTGTTCCAGGgatcaaaagaaatagaagagtacagcagcagcagcaacttCAGCGAAGCTGAAAAGGACCGATGTCAACATCTTAGTCCCGTTTCAATCCTTGAACCTTCTTTTGGGAGTGGAAGTTGCTCAAATACCAATGGTAAAGACATGCCTGATTTCCCTCTAATTTCTTTATGTTACTAAATACAATCaggattttagatttttattttaacacatGTATGATATCCTAGAACTGAGCAAAATTACCAAATATTAATAGCCTAAAAGTGGTTAGGTGATTCGGCAAGCATTTAATGATAATGGAAAATAAGTGTcaagaataatttaaaatagaattgagCACCACTTAAGGTTTTCAGAAATCGTCAATATGGTGCAAGACATCATGAAATGAGCTTTGTTGAGTGTATGTAAATCTCATAGAGTACTTGtgatatttcttttccttgttttTGGATGAGTTGTATGTTTTAGTaaagataataagaacaaaaaaTGCACTCTTCTTGTTCATCAGTTGAATCCGACGATGTACTCAATGGTTTCTTTACAAACGAGTCCTTGGAAGTGGAAGGAGAGACAGAATTATCagactcagcatcatcaataTCTACAGTAGAAGTGGGAAGAAAGCACATAGCTAAAATGTTCACCAAGCCACAGTTTAAGGAATCAAGTGAATGGGAACTAGATTATGTGAGGGATGTACTTGACAATGCAGAGCTAATGTTGAAAGAGTTCAGATTGGACATTCCGAGGGTCATAAATCCACTTCTTTTTCATCAGTTAGAGGATCAAGAGAATGgaaggaaaataaatgaaGAGATGTCCAAGCTTGAGCGAAAGGTTTTGTTTGATTGTGTTAGTGAATGCATAGAGCTCATGTGTGGACAGACTTTTGTTGGCAGCTACAAGTCGTGGGCTAAAACAGGGACATTATTTCAAAGAAAGGGTTGGTTGGCAGAGGAATTGTACAAAGAGATATTGGGTTGGAAATGCATGGGAAGCTTGATGGTGGACGAGCTTGTAGACAAGGACATGAGCTCCGGGTATGGGAGATGGCTCAACTTTAACATAGAGGCCTTCGAACAAGGCATAGAGATTGAAAAAGATATTCTAACTTGTCTAGTTGATGAACTGGTTTCTGATTTATTTATCTTGTAAAGccctttaaaagaaaacatcttctcttcttccttttcattttaCCATTCGCTTCTCTGGAAGCTGTTGACCCtgtattcttttgttttcatgTAGGAAAGATGTATGAATTATGATCATCTACCAAATCCATAATTATCTTGTCCATTAGTGTCCAATAATTTATGGGTGTCTACCACTTGCTGCAACATTAGTGCCCTACAGGTTTATCTGTCcaaagattaattaaaaaactcaTATCAAACAGTTAGGTTTGTGCAACTCCACCAGTGTGCCGTTGGCTGTTAGTTTGTATTGGAGGATGGTAGTGTCGGGATGGCTGAGTGGTTGTGAAGTTGGCAGTGAAAGTATAGGCCAAGGTCATCGCCACAAATGATTTTGGACTGGTGAATGCTCCTTCTGCAAATCAGTGCCATCAGAAATGGCTTGTTCAGTTGTTCGTTAACCTTCTTCCATCTTTTATACATTCATCATCAACCACGCTTCAATGCAATTGCATGCTTCTCTCATTCTTTTAAGGGCACAAGAAGATCAACTCGAGTTGGATTAAAGCTTCAATGCTTccataaataaaacatttagTTTCTGAAGAAATGAAAGCCAATGCCcagatttagaaaaataaatttctaacaTAGCAGTCGCCCCACATTTCCTTCTATGCAGACTTTGAAGAATTAATAGACTGTCTAGTCCACATGTGTATAATTTAATTGGCACTTCTCCTACATGAATCCCCCACCTAGTACTATATAACaataagtaaattaaatgaaataataattcaataatagATAATCCGAAGCTCTTATACATTTTTGCTTATCTTAAGTATACACACACAATAATAAATAGGTGAATcggatatttttatattttaatattagataattgaTTTGTCTATAACTGAGTCAAAATGTGGGAAGAATTTCCCATTTGCTATTATGGCTCCTTCAAAATCAATTCTGGATGGCCTAAAAACCCTATTGAacttagttttcatattttattgcATTCATTCAACTACTTACATGAAATTTTGaggttataattaattagtgtaTGTGAACATTCATATTGATGGTATGCCTTGCATTTGCCATATGGGTATCCACAAGGAGTGTCTCAAATTGTCAACACATCTCACATGGTGCACTAAAAGCTTAAAGtttaataacaaaatcatGTGATTTATTCTAAATctgaaaactttattttatatcccCTTTCTTCCCAAATGTCAAGTCAGTTGGAACCATTAGCTTAGATTAACagcaataattaaatattataacaaaccaaatgtcattttatattcctattttattttttttaggaaAAAGGACCCACTTGCTTAGTGTGGGGAAAATGCACAAAATAATAGGCTAAGATGAATTAAGTATGATACCAATATTCTTCTTTCTTGGATAGAGAAATAACTGAAAAGAGACACTGTATCTCTGCAAATGTCAACAGATTagtaatcttatttttattctgatcaatgaattatttattagcaTAGTCACTCACTTTGCagtttattattgttataaatgattaattattaatcagaGTGgagttaataattaattaattagattactAAAGATGCTAAAACTCAACCTCGTAGCAACTGCCCAAAATAAGGATCCTATGAATTAGTCCAAAAATGTACCTTTACCTTATATTTGGGTTTTCCCTCGGATCATCATTTCTCAATGCCTTCCATTGTCAAACTTTTACCCTTTTaaggaaaatagaaaaaagttGTATCATTTATATGATAGTAggataaaatgatattatttaattatttaacacCAGATTTTTGTACCATATCAGTGATGTTAAGAACACAAATGGGTAATTTTGAAGGCCATCCGAATCCGACATGCTCTAGCCCCTTTGATTATAAACACAATCGCCACTCGCCAGATTGCACTGTCTGATGAAACCCCTGTTTAAGAATCTCGAGGCAATCGGATGGTTGAGGTGCAAAAGAAGATGACAGATTGGGGAGAAGGGCATGTGACCCCAAAATggccttcttcttcttcttcttaatttGGAAGTAGGGTTGTTGTGTCATCACAGGTTAGCCCTAAAGCTAATTCACTTCGACTTttcacattttttttcttttctttttgttggttTGTTTGTTTTGGGAGAAATTAGGCATTAGATGGAGACCCACTTTTCCAGTTCCCTACATGGATCCCTACTCTTCTCTCAAGGCTGCACCTTTTCATGCCTTTACTTGCTTATTGTTCCTTGGCATGGATTAGTTCTCTGCATTTACCCTTTACTACACTTAACGGATCTAATGCTTTAAAAATCTCATTTGAATTCTTCCAaaatgtttttgtttttgttttttttttttttaatgtcaaACTATGTAATTTGCAATTTTTACAGATTGTTCAAGTCTCCGTTTAGTGTACCTTCCACAAGTGACTTTTCAACAAATTAGGAAGATCAATAGTGCgcattaattttcaatctATGATGAGATGAAATAGTCACATGTAAATCGATagctaattatatatatatatatatttttaaaatgtattaTCCATATGctataaggaaaataaatgatGAGCTTTTAAacttgattaaattatttctaaaaactTTTAAAGCTTAATTGaactattttaataagaaaaataataaaaatatctttattttttatttttgattattttttgacaaaaactaaaaataaccaaagaaaaactataaaaaaatcacattatattcttaaaaaaataatatttttaaaataaaaaaatttacatagtaagaatgatattttttaataattttaagatatatcttttaataatatttaacacTTAAATgtaaattagttttatcaattattaattatctataacTAAAATACAACATACCAGTATAAAATTAGTAaggtaataataattatgatttatttgGTAGAAAAGTAATAAGTGAAGTAGaccaattatattaaaaaagaagtgtttaaagagaaagaaatggaCAAAATTATTTCTGAAATGTCAAAGGAGAAAGTTGTGGTTAATTGGAGAAGTTTGTGGCTATTGTCAATTATGAacattaacaaaagaaaagctgttaaaattaaaaacaaccaaaaaggTTTTAATTATGGTATGGATGTAAATTACGGACAATGGCACTAAACGATATATAAGGACAGCTTTAAGGGCAACTCTAAACTCTGCCCAATCCCAATCTATTTTACACTCTCACTTCATTACCATCCAtccactctctctctctccctctccctcTCACAGCATCAAGAACAAGAACCCAGTTACCCAAAACaccaagaaagaagaaagaagatcaTGGAGCTTCTTCATCAACCCAGCAGCAACAGAAAAAATGGCCAAACTTCAACTCCGGACCCAAATCCAGACTTTCAAAACCCCAAAAATGGCAACAATAATACACTCAGTACCCAAGAATCCCAACTCCTAGGTGATGATTTTGACAGTACTTGTTCTACTCCTTATGTTAGTGCACCTTCTAGCCCTGGCCGTAGTAGTAATAATGGACCCATTAATGGTGGTTTCTTTTATAGTTGCCCAGCTAGTCCAATGCACTTTGCTATTACTACGACTGCTGCTTCTTACTCGGTCTCTGCTGTTTCTTCACCTGATCATGGTCATGTGCCTATTGGGTATGAGTTTGAATTCTCCGCAAGACTTGGGTCTAGTGGATTGGCTCCAACTGGGTCTATGAGTTCTGCTGATGAGCTCTTCTTGAATGGTCAGATCCGTCCTATGAAGCTTTCTACGCACTTAGAAAGACCTCAAGTTCTTGCTCCTTTATTGGATcttgaaaatgaagaagaagaagaagatgaagataaTAATGATGAGGTGGAAGATAATGATTTGGCAATCAAGAATGGCGCAAGATTTGTTTCTAGAGGTAGAGATCTGAGATTGCGCGATAAGTCTTTAAGGAGAAGAACTAGATCTATGTCTCCATTAAGAAGTACTTATCATGAGTTTGATAACGACGACTACGACGATGATGTAGATagcaaaaacaaaaaccaCCAGCAGATCTATGGCTCAACTAGTAGTAATAATGAGACCTGTTGTGAGATTTCTTGTTTAGAAGAAGCTGCTGATGGTTTCAAGATTCTCGAGGAAGCAACGACTCCTTCTGtttctgcttcttcttctagGTCATCATCAGCTGGAAGAAACTCAAAAAGATGGGTTTTCTtgaaagattttctttatagaAGCAAAAGTGAAGGGAGGAGTAATAACAAGTTCTGGTCTAACATTTCTTTCTCACCAGCTAAGGAAAAGAACAAGTCTATGAACACAACAACAAGTGTGCAAGCTGCTCCTTCCAAGGACAAGGTTAGCAATGTCTCTATGGAGAGTCAGAAAGTTAAAGGAAATGGACATGGTTCAAGTAAGAAACCAATGAATGGAGTAGGGAAAAGAAGAGTACCGACATCCCCCCATGAGTTACATTATAAAGCAAGCAAAGCACAGGCTGAAGAGATGAGGAAGAAAACTTTCTTGCCTTATAGACAAGGACTGCTTGGTTGCTTAGGGTTCAGCTCTAAAGGTTATGGAGCCATGAATGGATTTGCTAGAGCATTGAATCCAGTTTCATcaaggtaaaaaaaaaaaaagtctttcTGATCCATCATCAGTCATAGAAAATTGTATagatcttattattattttttacttttttcttattagtgTAATTTTATGATGAAATATCTCTTATGTATTTATTGTTAGGGTCATGTTCTCTTTTTGttcaagaaaaagagaagttGGCCCTAATGTATCTTGTAATCTTCTCAAAGGGTTGTTGTTTTAACTGTAAGCCATgagagaaaatatatatatatatatatatatgcccaATCTATATTACTCCCTGGTAGAgtaaaaattacttattttgtATTACTGGTAGTACCCAGATTAGATTTAGCTGAGATAATTACAAGTTCTCTATCtatggatatgtctattttcCCTAAATTGCATCGTTGTGAAACAGTGCCTTAAATGGATTATTGAACCAATAATACACTACACATGGCGCAGAGACATAACCCTGTTATGTTAGGTAGTGGAGGTCCCATCTTACCCAGAGTTTCAATGGAAAACTTAATGTGGGAGGACCAACCTAGTAATGTGTAAGCATATAAGTAAAAATGATCTTTAGCATGAAATGGTGGTTAGGATATTTGGGGAGGGATTTTGGATGATTATTTTGGTTACACTTGTATGCTTCCTAAGCATTGATAAGCTGGAGGACTCTTAGAACCTTCTTGTCTacttttattatcttaatatAGGCAAAGCCTAATCAATTTGCACCAATGAATTGGGCTATTGATCTGCTATGGAATTGCAAATTGGGTGTGTTGTAATCTgaaatagatttttaaattatgcgGGTATGGTGTCTCCTAGACATTGACATAAAGAAAGATTATGAGACAAACACATGAAAAAAGGAGTAGGGGATGATGAGACAGAGTTGATGTTGATATAATTGTTGTCATTCTAATCTCCTAAGCAATTGTTGCATCTCTTTTTGGATTCTTTCTCTTGGGGCCTTTTCTATCATCATTCATTGAGGAGATGAAAACAAAAGATAGATAAGCACTTATAATAATATACTTGTGAATCATCTTTGCCCTAGCAATCTCACCATCAAGTATCAAACTTTTTGAGTTGAGATAATTCATattcccttttttttattctccTATAAAGAACTCTTTCAAGTAACAACAACAAGTCTTTTCTTGTGCACTTATATTCAAGAAATCAAGTATCCTTGGCTTGGGAACTACAAAGGgcaacctttttcttttgtttcttgtcACCTCTCCCATTCTCATTTGCTTTTGAGGCATCTTTTGCAATGTGGGTGCTagatataaaatacttttgaTGTAGATATATCAGAACAAACTCCATTAAACCTGgggatatttttaattctagcCCTGTGAATACTAGCAAAACAAAATCAGGGTCCCGCCCTCCTCCTACCTCTGGTCCATTGTTGATGGGCTGCTATTCATATTTCTGTGTTATTGAAATAACCATTATGGTAAATAATGGGTCggaccaaaaaaaaaaaaaaaaaaaaagaagtctcttttcaaattccacATATATTGTTCAATCACTATCTACCTTAACTTCCAGCTGTTTTCTGCatttgctttttttcttttcttttccttttctgaaACCTTATTGCTTTCATATATTGGTATTGCAAAAATGTTAGCTTTATACAACAATTTAGATTTCGCAGCTGCTTGAGGTAAAGTTATAATAACAAATAGCAAGGGTGGGCAATAATT
Coding sequences within:
- the LOC8269804 gene encoding uncharacterized protein LOC8269804, with product MELLHQPSSNRKNGQTSTPDPNPDFQNPKNGNNNTLSTQESQLLGDDFDSTCSTPYVSAPSSPGRSSNNGPINGGFFYSCPASPMHFAITTTAASYSVSAVSSPDHGHVPIGYEFEFSARLGSSGLAPTGSMSSADELFLNGQIRPMKLSTHLERPQVLAPLLDLENEEEEEDEDNNDEVEDNDLAIKNGARFVSRGRDLRLRDKSLRRRTRSMSPLRSTYHEFDNDDYDDDVDSKNKNHQQIYGSTSSNNETCCEISCLEEAADGFKILEEATTPSVSASSSRSSSAGRNSKRWVFLKDFLYRSKSEGRSNNKFWSNISFSPAKEKNKSMNTTTSVQAAPSKDKVSNVSMESQKVKGNGHGSSKKPMNGVGKRRVPTSPHELHYKASKAQAEEMRKKTFLPYRQGLLGCLGFSSKGYGAMNGFARALNPVSSR